One segment of Hippopotamus amphibius kiboko isolate mHipAmp2 chromosome 2, mHipAmp2.hap2, whole genome shotgun sequence DNA contains the following:
- the LOC130845975 gene encoding protein lin-28 homolog A-like: MGSVSNQQCAGGCTKAPEEAQEDMTWAAEEPQLLHGAGIRTWFHVRMGFGFLSMSTRTGVALDLPVDFFVHQSKLHMEGFWSLKAGEAVEFPFKKSAKGLESIRVTGPGGEVCIGSERQPKGKKMQKRRSKGDKCYNCGGPEQHAKECKRPPQPKKCPFCQSFNHTVASCPPKAQQAPSNQGKLAYFQEEEEEEIHSPAVLPETQN, translated from the coding sequence ATGGGCTCTGTGTCAAACCAGCAGTGTGCAGGTGGCTGCACCAAGGCGCCGGAGGAGGCGCAGGAGGACATGACCTGGGCGGCTGAGGAGCCGCAGCTGCTGCACGGTGCCGGCATCCGTACGTGGTTCCACGTGCGCATGGGATTCGGCTTCCTGTCCATGAGCACCCGCACCGGCGTCGCACTAGATCTCCCGGTGGATTTCTTCGTGCACCAGAGTAagctgcacatggagggcttctggaGCCTGAAGGCGGGTGAGGCTGTGGAGTTCCCCTTTAAGAAGTCTGCCAAGGGCCTGGAATCTATCCGAGTCACTGGCCCTGGCGGGGAGGTCTGTATTGGGAGTGAGAGGCAGcccaaagggaagaaaatgcagaaacgCAGATCAAAGGGAGACAAGTGCTACAACTGCGGAGGTCCAGAGCAACATGCCAAGGAATGCAAACGGCCACCCCAGCCCAAGAAGTGCCCCTTCTGCCAGAGCTTCAACCACACGGTAGCCTCGTGTCCACCGAAGGCCCAGCAAGCTCCCAGCAACCAGGGAAAGCTGGCCTACtttcaggaggaggaggaggaagagatccACAGTCCTGCCGTGC